A genome region from Hoplias malabaricus isolate fHopMal1 chromosome 8, fHopMal1.hap1, whole genome shotgun sequence includes the following:
- the sertad2b gene encoding SERTA domain-containing protein 2b, which yields MLGKGAKRKLDEDDEGVEGKALAADGLSKVSYTLQRQTIFNISLMKLYNQRALSEPSLEKRVLINNMLRRIQEELKQEGNLRPLFFPPSPPPDDPVDEGFREAQPAFGALSIASTAPPTPPAVSPAPPPLPPAPPVTSQTPLDTCLTPASLLEEDSAAFCTPPPPSLSPTHLQDVTSRLHPQVGGDTFSSALDDIEELCPASQAAAGPLTTSSSTLTAVLQLPLQAPVQASGASDSKDCSKPCSPKLEGLSLPPLERPPAATAVSDSKVMDTLPPNGLDMSTSPSASSSSGFLTDLALDDILFADIDTSMYDFDPCTSATGAASSKLTPVMTADDLLKTLSPYSGPTPAVSSNQPFKMDLTELDHIMEVLVGS from the coding sequence ATGTTGGGTAAAGGAGCAAAGCGGAAGCTGGACGAGGATGATGAGGGCGTGGAAGGCAAAGCGTTGGCGGCTGACGGCCTCTCCAAGGTGTCCTACACTCTGCAGAGGCAGACCATATTCAACATCTCTCTAATGAAGCTGTACAACCAGCGGGCGCTGTCCGAGCCCAGCTTGGAGAAACGCGTGCTCATCAACAACATGCTGCGGCGCATCCAGGAGGAACTGAAGCAGGAAGGCAACCTGCGGCCGCTTTTCTTCCCTCCGTCTCCTCCGCCGGACGACCCAGTGGATGAGGGCTTCCGGGAGGCGCAGCCGGCCTTTGGTGCACTCTCCATTGCCTCGACAGCTCCGCCGACCCCTCCAGCTGTGTCCCCTGCCCCGCCTCCACTACCCCCAGCCCCACCAGTGACCAGCCAAACCCCGCTGGACACCTGCCTCACCCCAGCCTCATTGTTGGAGGAGGACAGCGCTGCCTTTTGCACACCTCCGCCCCCCTCACTTTCCCCTACCCACCTACAGGATGTCACGTCCCGACTCCATCCACAAGTGGGTGGAGACACATTTTCCTCTGCCCTGGATGACATCGAGGAGCTGTGTCCAGCATCCCAGGCAGCAGCAGGGCCTTTAactacctcctcctccacactcACGGCGGTCCTACAGCTGCCCCTCCAGGCACCAGTTCAAGCCAGTGGGGCCTCAGACTCCAAAGACTGCAGCAAGCCCTGCAGCCCCAAACTAGAGGGGCTCAGCCTGCCACCTCTGGAGCGTCCACCTGCAGCTACAGCGGTCAGTGACTCTAAAGTGATGGACACTCTCCCTCCCAACGGTTTAGACATGAGCACTTCTCCCTCCGCCTCTTCTTCCTCAGGCTTCCTCACCGACCTGGCTCTGGACGATATCCTTTTTGCCGATATTGACACCTCCATGTACGATTTCGATCCCTGCACGTCGGCAACAGGGGCCGCCTCCTCCAAACTGACCCCTGTGATGACGGCCGACGACCTCCTTAAAACTCTGTCCCCATACAGTGGCCCCACCCCAGCTGTCAGCTCCAACCAGCCTTTCAAAATGGACCTCACAGAACTGGACCACATCATGGAGGTCCTGGTAGGGTCATGA